In Garra rufa unplaced genomic scaffold, GarRuf1.0 hap1_unplaced_235, whole genome shotgun sequence, the DNA window ATGGTTACCTGGTACATTGAAGCtgtaaaaagaacaaaaacatgGCTGTATCCATCTGAGGTCAAGGAGGTCCGGACCTCAGTGAATATTTCATGTTAAAAAAATTGTTCTCTGAATGACTAATTTGTTGTTAAAGACTCCTCATATGAGTGTCTACATATACAGTTCGCAAGAATGTTAACACCGTGTCCCAATGTGACTCGATCAAAGGTATCTTTTCCATTTCTACTAAGGGATGCCACATTTCTATTTTAGAGACGGTTTCTATTTCTGCAATGCCGCGGCTGGAACAGCAACATACAATTCTAAACTATGGCAATTAGAATCCTAAATACTgatgtgctttattcaatgttaaaacTGTCTAATGTGAATTTGAATGTCATACTGCGTGACATTAATAGCCATAGCCTACTGAAATCAACAATAGATAGTTTACCTCAGAtcgtaaaaataaattaaagcgaAGATGTTTTCTGTGACAAAGATTatatcagtcactcagtatgtacagtcgtggccaaaagttttgttttcacaaagtttgctgctcaactgcttttagatctttgtttcagttgtatctgtgatgtactgaaatataattacaagcacttcatacgtttcaaaggcttttatcgacaattacatgacatttatgcaaagagtcagtatttgcagtgttggcccttctttttcaggacctctgcaattcgactgggcatgctctcaatcaacttctgggccaaatcctgactgatagcaacccattctttcataatcacttcttggagtttgtcagaattagtggatTTTGGTTTGTCCACtggcctcttgaggattgaccacaagttctcaatgggattaagatctggggagtttccaggccatggacccaaaatttcaatgttttggtccccgagccacttagttatcacatttgccttatggcacggtgctccatcgtgctggaaaatacattgttcttcaccaaactgttgttggattgttggaagaagttgctgttggagggtgttttggtaccattctttattcatggatgtgtttttgggcaaaattgtgagtgagcccactcccttggatgagaagcaaccccacacatgaatggtctcaggatgctttactgttggcatgacacaggactgatggtagcgctcaccttttcgtctccggacaagcctttttccagatgccccaaacaatcagaaagaggcttcatcggagaatatgactttgccccagtcctcagcagcccattcgccatactttttgcagaagatcaatctgtccctgatgtttttttttggagagaagtggcttctttgctgcccttcttgacaccaggccatcttccaaaagtcttgtcctcactgtgcgtgcagatgcgctcacacctgcctgctgccattcctgagcaagctctgcactggtggcactccgatcccgcagctgaatcctctttaggagacgatcctggcgcttgctggactttcttggacgccctgaagccttcttaacaatgcagtggaaagtttttttcgggattaagttaattttcatggcaaagaaggactatgcaattcatctgatcactcttcataacattctggagtatatgcaaattgccattataaaaacttaagcagcaacttttccaatttccaatatttatgtaattctcaaaacttttggccacgactgtagttttTACTATTTACTATGGCTGTGACTTTGTCTTTTCCACTTAACTGATACATTAGAAAGTTAACAAAGAGGGACATTGCAGTTTAGGATATCTTTATCTTATCTTATTTGCAAACGATTTTAACGAATTTTCaatttttcgtttttttattagttttgacAGCAATATCTGGTAACACTGCATCGCTGGTGCTACAAACAGAcagtaatcaaataaataaaaaaaaaaacacgggaAGGTTATTGCTGACAGGGTCCACATTTGGTAaggcaaataaaaaacatttatttttcagaaacGTTGTTAAAGCTGTCAAAAATAGTGTATATCATGAGTTATTTTTGTCAGGGTTATTATAGCAAAATTCAGACTTGAACAAAATCAATCATAAAAATGGTTTAAATGCTAACATAGCTGTCAAATCTCATTTTACAACAtagaagaagatattttgaagaatatttgtAACTAAAGAGTTTCTATTACCATCGATGTCTAACATATAAACAAAGcaatactgtggaagtcaataGAGTGTTTCGACAAAGCATCGTCggtcatattggcggcactgaatgtaaacaatgccactgaacagaATGAAAcaagcatattttgctgattattgctgctgaaaatgacagATATTGTCTTTTTTTAGGCTGCACTAATTGGTTGGAtgaagaaaaacatttggagtactatcgactgccaaaagttgtaacaaatcaaagagaagagtgcaaaaaactgtcttgaGGAACAAAAGGTATTTGTGGtgggccaaactgaaccaggatttccaggacaagaatcttgacaacatccatgtttgttcttatcatttccagtcaggtaggtgaaatattaggctaatatcttaattaatactgcttgtatgtatctttaccacctattaactttagtttgtcaaaatattgtgccctttcctgcttacttagTCCTTACTATAATATAATTTATCAGCttccatgtttttttcttctgtggtttagacagcataaatttgcAGAAcagcgtattcagtagtacataaaccatgcaatccatgctgttctTTACATCAGAGTATTACCAGTATAACCGTGCATCTGGATAACCAAACCGTAAGTGCAAAGCCTTTATAGAAACCAAATCTGTGtggtcaacaaaaccaaatctgTGTGTTCAGCACAATATTTGGATGCACCATTCCTTTAAATCTCCATTTGTGGAGATGAATGACACTTTATGAATGACACTTCCCAGAATAGtcttgcacaaacacacacacaagcaaactTGGGAGCTGCGGCATGACTCTTACTAGCTTGAGGCGAGCAATGCTTAACTGAATATACATAAAACAGATTTATATACACAAGCACTCACAATCTCATCACAATAGCTCCTATTACACAGTTGTTGCCCTTCAGAGTATCATGCTATTGATAGTCTCAAATGTCAGGCAAAACTGAGCAGCACTGGCCTACATTTAAGCACAAGACAAACGCAAGATATGCAGCTTTCAGCAAAGCCTGAAGGAAATCAAACACGCAGACACATATTAACAGCAATCTGCATATTCACAGCTGATCAATAGATTATCATTATTTTATAACTGtgattacaaaaacaaaaattcttaCTGGCCATATATGTTTAAATACTAGTGTAATCAACAACATTAATTCATTGACCATGTTTAACTGTCTCAGTGCTTTTTAAGTCATTGTAGATTTGGAATTTATAGTGGCAGATCTATTACTTGTCCCAATAAATCAGATTATTCCACATTAAATTCAACACTTTTAATCTATAGTTTTGTTTCATCACaacaaaagtaaaaacaaacagatgtttaagttaatatttattaacaataaCAGCTTTGTTACTTTTCTTTGactatttattttgtgttttgtgacTATAACACGGTCCACATCTCGAAAAGCACAACACTATGCTGTGAGGGAGATTTCCACCAGCAGCGACTGAACGTCTTGTTAAAATGGAAGACAAATGGATAGTGCAAAATGCTGGTTTtgtaataaaacatattttgtaaatttaaagaaaattatacattttaggtTTTAGATGCTTAAAGTGTTACAGTATCATGAATTTGTATGCATACAAAATTACAAGAATTGGTTAATGGTATGAACTGATTCTGAATCAGTATGCTTCATTATTTGAAACAATGTGTGTGTTATAATTTGGAAGACTGGTTTTTGTTAGATTCACTCTCTGTTTTGTCAAGACTGTGAGACTGAAGAAAATCAGTGATTATGGAGGCCACAGACTCAGGTTTGTTGAGGTGAACATGATGATCCCCTTCTACGTTAACAATGGTGGCCTGCAGAGGAGTGAGAAAGATATTTCTGCTTAAAACCAGACAGACGTTTTGCACTTATGTTTTTGTGTATATATGCACAGCTCACGTTTTGATCATTCCAGCTCTTCCGAATCATGTCACCATATCCATTAGGCAGAGTAAACGTTTTAAACAGACCATCTTTTGCCCTGAAGAAAGACACATTTTTCAGTTTGAAACAAAGTGGCGACTTACGTCACAAGACATGAATGCAAGACACAAATGCATTCTGATAGTGTATGTAACTTTTCTTTAActgtagttaaagggatagttcacccaaaaatgaaaattctgtcattaattactcaccctcatgtcattccaaacccataagacctttgttcttcaaaacacaaattaagatatttttgttcaaatctgagagttttctaaccctgcatagacagcaatgcaactaccacattcaaggcccagaaaggtggtaGGAAAGACATGCATATGTCATGATACTCTCATGAATGTTCGGCAAAGACTGATAAGGAAAAGAAGAatccattatttattttaattttttttttgcacacaaaaagtacattatggttgaaccactgatatcacattgactattttaacaacatccttactacctttctgggccttgaacatgtcagttgcgtttctgtctatgcaggatcagaaagctcttggatttcatcaaaaatgtcttaatttgtgatgaagatgaacaaaggtcttacgagtttggaatgacatgagggtgagtaattattaatGAAttgaaatttttgggtgaactaagcctTTAAAATGTACTTAAGCCACACTAAGAGCACATTTATGCATTAAATGTTCACAGATGCCACTTCGCTTTATATCTTTTGTCCAATACAATGACATTCAGGCATTTCAAATTTCAAAGACACTGCATTTcaaagacactgcaggtgaaaagggttaaaaaaaattaactaatagttatcaccttacttacacagttgattgattacattgataattacaaacattttttgtattacaagttttctaaaatgtttggtTTAAATATGCGAATGAGACATtagattttacattaaaatatgcactcatttgcatacatttctagtactggatcaagtcagtttcaaaattcttgttttttttgttttgtttttgacatattagaatcaaatgtttttacagaggggattttgggtatctcattttgtcactccttaattcagaaaaacagacagaacagacagaaaacaatgtattttttaccattttggggagaATAAAATGTTCTATAAgatcaagcaaattatatttgaacaaGTCCCTCTGTAAAAagcttcaggatatagacaggaataaatagatttatggctcagtgaaggagaaataagcttttaaaaatatgtattgtaattgaaatctattgacacaaagagatcaagtgctataaaagaaacacgtaacagtgtcttttggttgTTTTCTTTCCaccagtctgaaaaaaaaaaacattttatgcaaacaccaaaaagcccaaaatctcttgacaggtgcatgacaaaaaacagtttttgcctgcagtgtctcaccttaatagTTTTTGGGGCCAGTATATTTcgaatagtaaaatatttttcatacggtacattataatgttgtgatgcctaaactgacttttatcatttaaaatgactgattttgttttttaatgttttagtttGGAATTATTTAGACATAATAGTAGAGAATTGAATATCTGCCAATAATTGGTTTCTGCTCAtgacataaaaaatatttctcttTTTATCAGTACTAGAGAGAATTTTAATAATGGTGCATCTGTTGTTTCTATTTCCTCATTTATAAATGTAAAGCTCTAATTTTGACCATTGTGCTTAAACTTGCATAGTGTTTCTCTTGAGGACTATGAAaactctctctctgtgtgtgtgtgtgtgtgtgtgtgtgtgtgtgtgtgtgtgtgtgtgtgtgtgtgtgtgtttgaactcACAGCAGTAGCATCACTCTGGCTTTAACTTGTGACAACATGTGGAGGCACTGATCCATATTACTATTCACAATGTTTCTctgaaacaaatttttttttatattatttgtgtAGCTGAAAACATGAGTAATAAATAAGCTTACATATATAATATTATGAGTTCTGGGAAAATCTGtcacataaatgtgaccctggaccacaaaaccaatcttaagtagcacaagtatatttgtagcaatagccaacaatacagtcatggccaaaagttttgagaattacataaatattggaaactgGAAAAGTTGCGGCTTAAGTTTTTATactagcaatttgcatatactccagaatgttatgaagagtgatcagatgaattgcacagtccttctttgccatgaaaattaacttaattctggaaaaaaagaaactttccactgcatttcattgctgtcattaaaggacctgctgagatcatttcagtaatcgtcttgttaactcaggtgagaatgttgacgagcacaaggctggagatcattatgtcaggctgattgggttagaatggcagactcgacatgttaaaaggagggtgaagcttgaaatcattgttcttccattgttaaccatggtgacctgcaaagaaacgcgtgcagccatcattgc includes these proteins:
- the LOC141317008 gene encoding serine hydrolase-like protein, which gives rise to FSALYPEMVDSVVLLDTYGFLPTEVTDMFKNMRKGINDQIQYDNRTDERKERVYTYEKAKERLKAANPSLSDQSADILLERAVREVEGGFVFTRDFRINLRNIVNSNMDQCLHMLSQVKARVMLLLAKDGLFKTFTLPNGYGDMIRKSWNDQNATIVNVEGDHHVHLNKPESVASIITDFLQSHSLDKTESESNKNQSSKL